One part of the Tunicatimonas pelagia genome encodes these proteins:
- a CDS encoding Fic family protein has product MAYNWQLPDWPDFTYSIDEVEDKLFDFAQRVGRVSGVLAGLPDTTQTEAVIDLMVSEAVKTSEIEGEYLSRQDVMSSIRNNLGLNPSVENVSDKRAEGAAELMIDVRDSYAEPLTQDKLFAWHRMLMKGNRRIAIGEWRSHEEPMQVVSGALGKEKVHYEAPPSSLVPAEMAQFIRWFNETGPGGKNEIKKPILHSAIAHLYFETIHPFEDGNGRIGRAISEKALSQHINRPILLSLSRSIEANKNAYYGALQRAQQSNEVTNWIIYFVDMVLDAQTQAEELIDFTLKKTRFFDRFKNSLNERQLKAIRRMLDEGPKGFEGGMSAKKYISITHTSKATATRDMQDLVEQGVFVPVGGGGRSTRYDLKLDQ; this is encoded by the coding sequence ATGGCGTATAATTGGCAACTTCCGGACTGGCCGGACTTTACTTACTCAATAGACGAAGTTGAAGATAAACTCTTTGACTTTGCTCAACGGGTCGGGCGGGTTAGTGGCGTATTAGCCGGTTTGCCGGACACAACCCAAACCGAAGCGGTGATTGACCTGATGGTGTCCGAAGCGGTGAAGACCTCCGAGATTGAAGGGGAATATCTTAGCCGTCAGGATGTGATGTCCTCCATCCGTAATAATCTGGGGCTAAACCCATCGGTTGAGAATGTATCGGACAAACGCGCCGAAGGGGCGGCCGAACTGATGATTGATGTGCGTGACAGCTACGCCGAACCGCTGACCCAAGACAAGCTCTTTGCCTGGCACCGGATGTTGATGAAAGGCAATCGGCGGATTGCCATAGGGGAATGGCGTAGCCATGAAGAACCGATGCAGGTGGTCTCCGGGGCGTTGGGGAAAGAGAAAGTCCACTATGAAGCTCCGCCGTCTTCACTAGTACCTGCCGAGATGGCGCAGTTTATCCGATGGTTTAACGAGACCGGGCCGGGTGGTAAAAATGAGATCAAAAAGCCCATTCTGCATTCAGCCATAGCCCATCTCTATTTTGAAACCATTCATCCGTTTGAAGATGGCAATGGCCGGATAGGCCGGGCGATCTCGGAAAAAGCCCTGTCCCAACATATCAACCGCCCGATCCTGTTGAGCCTGTCCCGCTCAATAGAAGCCAATAAGAATGCCTATTACGGGGCACTTCAAAGAGCCCAGCAATCCAACGAGGTTACCAACTGGATCATCTACTTTGTGGATATGGTGCTGGATGCCCAGACCCAAGCCGAGGAGTTGATCGATTTTACCTTAAAAAAGACCAGGTTCTTTGATCGCTTCAAAAACAGTCTCAATGAACGTCAACTTAAAGCCATCCGCCGGATGCTGGACGAAGGGCCGAAAGGGTTTGAGGGCGGCATGAGTGCCAAAAAGTACATCTCCATTACCCATACCTCTAAAGCAACTGCCACCCGTGATATGCAGGACTTGGTAGAACAGGGTGTATTTGTCCCGGTCGGCGGCGGCGGGCGTAGTACGCGCTACGATCTAAAACTAGATCAATAA
- the mobF gene encoding MobF family relaxase translates to MIRIIVSTSAEAAKSYFQDGLSKSDYYLNDQELPAHWHGKAAAMLGLSGPVQTEQFYALADNRHPETGKAITPGGNRPNRRVGYDINFHCPKSVSVLHALGNDSRILDAFQDSVDATMQDMEADMQTRVRVKGQYDDRETGNMVWARFTHQTARPTKEAPPDPHLHAHCYAFNMTFDKEEQRFKAGQFVTLKKDGMYYQALFHKRLADKLQAMGYTIRKTKSAFEVDEVSKEATALFSKRTNHIGQVAKDKGITKKSELDKLGAYTRAAKQKGLTMQDLRKIWRSQLKSNPIRKGQGGKGAPIKTPKQCVTHAIHHTFERLSVMNERKLKQEALRHGLGSREVTIEALDRQFAEDERLVRLDEAKDALCTTPEVLAEEQEMVDRAMDGQGIFNPVSRLPRGHWQNKKLNAEQKQAVNRVLMSRDRVTLIQGRAGTGKTTMIKEAIAGFNEHRKRVYTFAPTADAARGILRQEGFKEADTIAKLLTDKDLHKQIKHQVVWIDEAGLMGSRDMVRILRLAEEQDCRLILSGDTRQHRSVARGDAFRVLQDVAGLKATGTKTIYRQQQKDYREVVEALSEGRTGPAFSQLDRMGAIREIGTDNVIEELTNSYLETTKRGKSALVISPTIAERDKVNAHIRDSLREKGRLGRKSRTLTRLQSLQWTEAEKADSRNYVPGHVIQTHANISKHFVKGRKFQVVKVKEKAVLTRNEKGRLKALPLDKAARFDVYERSKRDIAKRDLIRITKNGSDKNKERLDNGMMLEVIGLTKDGHIRAQTASTSKKAKNLKQYLIPRSHENWDYAYCQTSYAAQGKTVDRVFIHQPAATFPATNQEQVYVSVSRGREAVTIYTDDKDELRQMAQQSSRRMAALEVPVPDYGHERTPEPERQPEIEKEASIDIPPPKSKNYGYDLSI, encoded by the coding sequence ATGATCCGTATTATTGTCTCTACCTCCGCCGAGGCGGCCAAAAGCTATTTTCAGGATGGCTTGTCCAAATCGGATTATTACTTGAACGACCAGGAACTCCCCGCCCATTGGCACGGCAAGGCCGCTGCGATGCTGGGATTGTCCGGGCCGGTTCAGACTGAGCAATTCTATGCACTGGCCGATAACCGCCACCCCGAAACGGGCAAAGCGATTACGCCGGGCGGCAATAGGCCGAACCGCCGGGTTGGCTATGACATTAACTTCCATTGTCCCAAGTCGGTTTCTGTCCTGCATGCGCTGGGCAACGACAGCCGGATACTGGATGCCTTTCAGGACAGCGTGGATGCGACCATGCAGGATATGGAAGCTGATATGCAAACCCGTGTCCGAGTCAAGGGGCAATACGATGACCGGGAAACGGGCAATATGGTCTGGGCACGCTTTACCCACCAGACCGCCCGTCCGACCAAAGAAGCCCCACCAGACCCGCACCTGCACGCCCATTGCTATGCGTTCAATATGACCTTTGATAAAGAAGAGCAACGCTTCAAGGCGGGGCAGTTTGTCACTCTTAAGAAAGACGGGATGTATTACCAAGCCCTGTTTCACAAGCGCCTCGCCGACAAACTTCAGGCGATGGGCTATACCATCCGTAAAACCAAAAGCGCGTTTGAAGTCGATGAAGTGTCAAAGGAAGCCACTGCGCTGTTTTCCAAGCGTACCAACCATATCGGGCAGGTGGCGAAAGACAAAGGCATTACCAAAAAGAGTGAACTGGACAAGCTTGGGGCATATACCCGCGCGGCCAAGCAAAAGGGACTGACCATGCAGGACTTACGCAAAATCTGGCGCAGTCAACTGAAGTCCAATCCTATTCGTAAAGGGCAAGGCGGGAAAGGGGCACCCATCAAAACACCCAAGCAATGCGTCACCCATGCCATCCATCATACCTTTGAACGCCTGTCAGTGATGAACGAACGCAAGCTAAAACAGGAAGCGTTGCGTCATGGGCTAGGCAGTCGTGAAGTGACCATTGAGGCGTTAGACAGGCAGTTTGCCGAGGATGAGCGGCTGGTACGCCTTGATGAGGCAAAGGATGCACTTTGTACTACGCCGGAAGTACTGGCTGAAGAACAGGAAATGGTTGACCGGGCAATGGATGGGCAAGGCATTTTCAATCCAGTCTCTCGCTTGCCCCGTGGACACTGGCAGAACAAAAAACTGAACGCCGAACAAAAGCAGGCGGTCAATCGCGTCCTAATGAGCCGTGACCGGGTCACCCTTATTCAGGGACGGGCGGGGACGGGTAAGACCACCATGATTAAGGAAGCCATTGCCGGGTTCAACGAACATCGTAAACGGGTCTATACCTTCGCCCCGACGGCGGATGCCGCCCGGGGTATCCTCCGGCAGGAAGGCTTTAAAGAAGCGGATACCATTGCCAAGTTGCTCACCGATAAAGACCTGCACAAGCAGATTAAGCATCAGGTCGTATGGATTGATGAGGCCGGATTGATGGGGTCGCGCGATATGGTGCGGATTTTACGACTGGCCGAGGAACAGGATTGCCGTCTTATCTTGTCCGGCGATACCAGGCAGCATCGTTCGGTCGCCCGTGGTGATGCGTTCCGGGTGTTACAGGATGTGGCCGGGCTCAAAGCCACGGGAACGAAGACCATTTACCGCCAACAACAAAAGGACTACCGCGAGGTGGTAGAAGCCTTATCGGAAGGGCGTACCGGTCCGGCTTTTTCCCAGCTTGACCGGATGGGAGCCATTCGGGAAATCGGCACCGATAATGTAATAGAGGAACTAACAAACAGCTATCTGGAAACCACCAAACGGGGCAAGTCTGCACTGGTGATTTCACCGACAATTGCCGAACGGGATAAGGTCAATGCCCATATCCGCGACAGTCTTCGGGAAAAGGGGCGGTTGGGACGGAAAAGCAGAACCCTGACGCGCTTGCAATCCCTGCAATGGACGGAAGCCGAAAAAGCCGATAGTCGCAACTATGTTCCCGGTCACGTCATCCAGACGCATGCCAATATATCCAAGCATTTTGTCAAGGGAAGGAAGTTTCAGGTGGTGAAGGTCAAAGAAAAAGCAGTCCTCACCCGAAATGAAAAAGGACGTCTCAAGGCGTTGCCACTCGATAAGGCCGCTCGGTTTGATGTCTATGAGCGCTCCAAGCGGGATATTGCCAAACGTGACCTTATCCGTATTACTAAAAACGGCTCGGATAAAAACAAGGAACGGCTGGATAACGGCATGATGCTCGAAGTTATTGGCTTGACCAAAGACGGCCATATCCGGGCGCAAACGGCCAGTACCAGTAAAAAGGCCAAAAACCTCAAGCAATACCTTATTCCTCGATCCCATGAAAACTGGGACTATGCCTATTGCCAGACCTCTTATGCCGCGCAGGGTAAAACGGTGGATAGGGTCTTTATCCATCAACCGGCGGCTACCTTTCCGGCCACCAACCAGGAACAGGTCTATGTGTCCGTTTCACGCGGACGGGAAGCCGTCACGATTTATACCGATGATAAGGACGAACTGCGGCAAATGGCGCAGCAATCCAGCAGGCGCATGGCGGCACTGGAAGTGCCGGTGCCGGACTACGGGCATGAGCGAACGCCGGAACCCGAACGGCAGCCGGAGATAGAAAAAGAAGCTTCAATAGATATACCACCACCAAAATCGAAAAATTATGGATACGACCTCTCAATTTAG
- a CDS encoding ArsR/SmtB family transcription factor: protein MKENQCIRVFAAQQQIERCQQRVEQVSPSVTGLSNALGLAGNEVRLNILFLLDEEAELCVCDLSDILGMKISAISQHLRKLKDGKIVQTKKIGQTVFYRLSPEYAGLFRPFFAMIADNKTIAVS from the coding sequence ATGAAAGAAAATCAATGTATCCGGGTATTTGCTGCTCAACAACAAATTGAACGTTGTCAGCAACGTGTAGAACAAGTGAGCCCTTCGGTGACTGGCTTATCCAACGCTTTGGGACTAGCGGGGAACGAAGTGCGCTTAAACATTCTGTTTCTACTCGATGAAGAAGCCGAGTTATGCGTGTGTGATTTGAGCGATATTCTGGGCATGAAAATATCGGCTATCTCGCAGCACCTGCGTAAGCTCAAAGACGGGAAAATCGTCCAAACCAAGAAAATAGGCCAAACCGTCTTCTACCGCCTATCCCCGGAATACGCCGGGCTCTTTCGTCCCTTTTTCGCCATGATTGCCGATAACAAAACCATTGCTGTATCATGA
- a CDS encoding type IV secretory system conjugative DNA transfer family protein codes for MRKNRYSKRKKYAQQPNPLHEPLLSFSPQDHWSLKDAFEGTLIVGTNGSGKTSGPGKHIALQFLRFGLGGLVLVSKRDEANLWKTYCASTGRLDDLIIMEPDGPHVFNFIDYIGRTQVGPGSGLAANVADVIYQIAGTAGQGQDNRDAFWQGEQTKILLSPIETLLLSGQELTPKAIYGIVASAPGSEEDLQSEKWRNDSACYQALRTIRYKIENGLLSEEEIEDYRVLESYWLYEYARLHEKTRGIVRAMFSNFFTEFNRRPNRALFCDKTTITPEACFQGKVIVVNLPVRVFHKVGVVAQKLMKLMFQRTAEQTVIEGKPRLPAFLFGDEYQTLYYDYDREFQATARSSHVATVYLTQNLPNTYEAAGGAQMGENKSKALIANLNTKFFLAQDDPVTNEYAARMIGQTVYWRRNKGASIGESTSLSHGSSETYDYKVRPEEFHALRNGGSPHNYEVDAYVTQTGRIFKANGSNVLKVTFSQA; via the coding sequence ATGAGAAAAAACAGATACTCAAAACGAAAAAAGTATGCCCAGCAGCCAAACCCCTTACATGAACCGCTACTGTCGTTTTCGCCTCAAGATCACTGGTCGCTTAAAGATGCTTTTGAGGGCACTCTGATTGTTGGTACCAATGGCTCAGGCAAGACCTCCGGTCCCGGCAAGCATATCGCGCTGCAATTCCTGCGCTTTGGGCTAGGTGGTCTTGTGTTGGTCTCGAAAAGAGATGAAGCCAATCTCTGGAAAACCTATTGCGCTAGCACTGGACGATTGGATGATCTTATTATCATGGAACCGGATGGTCCTCATGTCTTCAACTTCATAGATTATATCGGGCGCACTCAGGTTGGACCAGGTAGTGGTCTGGCAGCCAATGTGGCGGATGTCATCTACCAGATTGCCGGGACAGCCGGGCAGGGTCAGGATAACCGGGATGCATTCTGGCAGGGTGAGCAAACCAAAATCCTACTTAGTCCGATAGAGACTTTACTGTTGAGTGGCCAAGAGCTTACACCCAAAGCGATCTACGGTATTGTGGCATCGGCACCGGGATCGGAGGAAGACCTGCAATCAGAGAAATGGCGTAATGATTCTGCCTGTTACCAAGCCCTTCGTACCATTCGGTACAAGATAGAAAACGGTCTTCTCAGCGAAGAAGAGATTGAAGATTATAGAGTTTTGGAGTCTTATTGGCTCTATGAATATGCCCGCTTGCACGAAAAGACTCGGGGGATTGTTAGAGCAATGTTCTCTAACTTCTTTACCGAGTTCAACCGCAGACCTAATCGGGCTTTGTTTTGCGATAAGACGACCATCACCCCCGAAGCTTGTTTCCAAGGGAAGGTCATTGTGGTGAACTTGCCGGTGCGAGTGTTTCACAAAGTTGGTGTTGTAGCACAGAAGCTTATGAAGCTGATGTTTCAACGCACTGCTGAGCAAACCGTTATAGAAGGGAAACCCCGTCTCCCGGCGTTTCTGTTTGGGGATGAATACCAGACCCTCTATTACGACTATGATCGTGAGTTTCAGGCCACGGCTCGTAGTAGCCATGTTGCAACTGTCTATCTTACCCAGAACCTGCCGAATACCTATGAGGCTGCTGGTGGGGCACAGATGGGAGAGAATAAGAGTAAAGCTCTTATAGCCAATCTTAACACTAAGTTCTTCCTGGCACAGGATGACCCGGTGACCAATGAATACGCTGCACGAATGATCGGACAGACCGTTTACTGGCGGCGCAATAAAGGGGCGTCCATTGGTGAGAGCACTTCCCTATCGCACGGGTCATCCGAAACCTACGATTATAAGGTACGACCCGAAGAATTTCACGCGCTGCGAAATGGTGGTTCCCCTCACAACTATGAGGTGGATGCCTATGTCACGCAGACGGGGCGCATCTTCAAGGCTAATGGCTCTAATGTACTCAAAGTCACCTTTTCCCAAGCATAA
- a CDS encoding DUF2958 domain-containing protein has protein sequence MILFTNQIIQDLTAQYDRGSALETQNIICKIFNPYGAGTWYCLNMDPADEDYIWCIAHITEWETGSVLRSELETLLVPPFGLPLERDLSFQPMNAKTAFDRLITGQSLYSSHASKEG, from the coding sequence ATGATACTCTTTACCAACCAAATCATCCAGGACTTAACCGCTCAGTATGATAGAGGTAGTGCGTTAGAAACCCAGAATATCATCTGTAAAATTTTCAATCCGTATGGAGCCGGTACGTGGTACTGCCTGAATATGGACCCGGCGGATGAAGACTATATCTGGTGTATCGCTCATATCACGGAATGGGAAACCGGTAGTGTCCTACGCAGCGAACTGGAAACCCTTCTGGTGCCACCGTTCGGTCTGCCACTGGAACGCGACCTGTCATTCCAACCTATGAACGCCAAAACGGCTTTTGACCGGCTTATTACCGGGCAGTCGCTTTATTCCTCTCATGCCAGTAAGGAGGGCTAA
- the merTP gene encoding mercuric transport protein MerTP, whose amino-acid sequence MKTTKNSAASLGVLTAITASLCCITPVLAFVAGASGVAATFSWLEPFCPYLIGLTVVVLGVAWYQQLKPRSAEEIACACEDDEQPSFWQSKKFLVIVTVVAGALLFFPIYADVFFPNTDHQTVIVQASDLQETQFAVQGMTCTGCEEHVKHTALQLDGVIEAEASYEQGIAQIKFDPTLINIEAIDQAIEEETGYQVDPSQ is encoded by the coding sequence ATGAAGACGACTAAAAATTCTGCCGCCAGCTTAGGGGTATTAACCGCTATCACCGCTTCGCTTTGCTGTATCACCCCAGTACTGGCTTTTGTGGCTGGTGCCAGTGGCGTAGCGGCCACCTTCTCGTGGCTAGAACCTTTTTGCCCGTATCTGATTGGATTGACCGTGGTTGTGTTGGGTGTTGCCTGGTATCAACAACTCAAGCCCAGGAGCGCCGAAGAAATTGCCTGTGCCTGTGAAGACGATGAGCAGCCAAGCTTTTGGCAATCCAAAAAATTTCTGGTGATCGTTACCGTCGTAGCCGGAGCATTGCTCTTCTTCCCCATATACGCCGATGTCTTTTTTCCTAATACAGACCATCAAACCGTGATCGTTCAGGCATCTGATCTACAAGAAACGCAATTCGCGGTGCAGGGTATGACCTGTACCGGTTGCGAAGAGCATGTAAAGCATACGGCCTTACAACTGGATGGAGTGATAGAAGCCGAAGCCTCGTATGAGCAAGGCATTGCCCAGATCAAGTTTGATCCGACCCTAATTAATATAGAAGCGATTGACCAAGCTATTGAAGAAGAAACTGGATACCAAGTAGACCCATCACAATAA
- a CDS encoding GDCCVxC domain-containing (seleno)protein: protein MEQEIILQSTLTCPQCGHQKEETMPTDACQYFYECESCGQVIKPKAGDCCVYCSYGTVACPPVQESGNTDCCC from the coding sequence ATGGAACAAGAAATTATTTTACAATCAACGCTTACCTGTCCGCAATGCGGACACCAGAAAGAAGAAACCATGCCCACCGATGCGTGTCAATATTTCTATGAATGTGAAAGCTGCGGGCAAGTCATAAAGCCCAAAGCCGGAGACTGCTGTGTGTATTGTTCTTACGGAACGGTCGCCTGCCCCCCGGTGCAAGAAAGCGGGAATACGGATTGTTGCTGCTAA
- a CDS encoding vWA domain-containing protein — protein MDWYRSFSTTEIIFLTLFIIGYILYLTRVIRINRVIPVGYQAVVFKVGLRILYFVLFLVALLGPLMGKATKEIQAVGKDIFILVDLSQSMNANDVQPSRLEKVKYELKDIVKSFSSDRIGLIIFSSEAFIQSPLTYDQGALNMFIDALNTSLVPNSGTDFTPPLRLALEKFEKDEENPSQQKSKVLLLISDGEDFGDNISAVSEKIQQSGIRLFTLGVGTEQGSQLVVRGVPKTDRSGNVVISKLKPQALQQLANQTSGQYFEISGRQDDTERLISSIGQIEGELRDSRQIDASANKYFYFLLLGVGLFLIDHLVKLKTVRI, from the coding sequence ATGGATTGGTATCGATCGTTTAGTACAACTGAAATAATATTTCTCACTCTCTTCATCATAGGATACATACTGTACCTAACCAGGGTGATCCGAATCAATCGGGTAATTCCGGTGGGATACCAAGCGGTCGTTTTTAAAGTGGGGCTGCGTATTCTATATTTTGTGCTGTTTCTGGTCGCCCTGCTCGGACCACTGATGGGGAAAGCAACCAAGGAGATTCAAGCGGTGGGTAAAGATATATTTATTCTAGTAGATCTGTCTCAGTCTATGAATGCTAACGATGTGCAACCTAGTCGATTGGAAAAGGTGAAATACGAGTTGAAAGATATTGTAAAGTCGTTTAGTTCGGATCGGATCGGACTGATTATCTTCTCATCCGAAGCATTCATTCAAAGTCCGCTCACCTACGATCAGGGTGCGCTCAATATGTTTATTGATGCGCTGAATACTAGTCTGGTACCTAACTCGGGTACCGACTTCACCCCACCATTGCGTCTGGCACTTGAGAAGTTTGAGAAAGATGAGGAGAACCCATCACAGCAGAAATCGAAGGTACTGTTGCTAATTAGCGACGGAGAAGATTTTGGCGATAACATTTCGGCAGTATCTGAAAAAATTCAGCAGAGCGGAATTCGTTTGTTTACCTTAGGTGTGGGCACGGAGCAAGGTAGTCAATTGGTAGTGAGAGGTGTACCTAAAACTGATCGGTCGGGTAATGTAGTTATAAGTAAACTGAAACCTCAGGCACTACAACAGCTGGCGAATCAGACCAGTGGGCAGTACTTCGAGATTAGTGGTCGGCAAGATGATACCGAACGGCTCATTTCCTCAATTGGCCAGATTGAGGGCGAACTGCGGGATTCGCGTCAGATTGATGCTTCGGCCAATAAGTATTTCTACTTTTTGCTGCTGGGGGTGGGCTTATTTTTGATAGATCATTTGGTGAAACTAAAAACAGTAAGAATATGA
- a CDS encoding DUF3253 domain-containing protein: MSNREKRIKSLILQMTDERRHDKTICPSEVARKILDNDWRTLMPIVRDIADQLAADGQIIITQKGKRIDSAKEAIGPIRLSTKCPFG; encoded by the coding sequence ATGAGCAACCGCGAAAAACGTATCAAATCCTTAATCCTTCAAATGACAGACGAAAGAAGGCACGATAAAACCATTTGTCCATCCGAAGTAGCGCGCAAAATACTTGATAATGATTGGCGTACCCTTATGCCAATTGTTCGCGACATTGCCGATCAACTCGCTGCTGACGGTCAAATTATAATTACACAGAAGGGCAAACGAATTGATAGTGCTAAGGAGGCTATCGGGCCAATACGGTTATCTACCAAATGCCCGTTCGGTTAA
- a CDS encoding JAB domain-containing protein, translated as MSASEQHYRPDGGQRTIVFPSRIAEIKVSYSRKVKDCDRFKITDSESAVAVLRSRWKKGRIQYVEEFKTIFLDRSNRVLGLRTVSQGGQAGCVADPKVIFGAALKAHAAALIAAHNHPSGQLSPSEADIKLTRKLKEIGILLDLPLLDHIILTQDSYRSFADEGML; from the coding sequence ATGAGTGCTTCAGAACAACACTACCGCCCCGATGGCGGCCAGCGAACTATTGTCTTTCCCAGTCGCATCGCTGAAATCAAAGTATCCTATTCCCGCAAGGTCAAAGACTGTGACCGGTTTAAAATTACCGATTCCGAGAGTGCTGTGGCGGTACTACGCAGTCGCTGGAAAAAAGGACGCATCCAGTATGTCGAAGAGTTCAAAACCATCTTTCTTGACCGCAGCAACCGGGTTCTGGGATTAAGAACGGTATCACAAGGCGGACAGGCCGGGTGCGTAGCCGACCCCAAGGTGATCTTTGGGGCCGCGTTGAAAGCTCATGCGGCGGCGTTGATTGCCGCGCACAATCACCCATCGGGCCAACTTAGCCCCAGTGAGGCCGATATTAAGCTCACCCGAAAACTGAAAGAGATTGGCATCCTACTGGATTTACCCCTTCTCGATCATATCATTTTAACCCAAGACAGCTATCGGTCTTTTGCCGATGAGGGGATGCTTTAA
- a CDS encoding acetyl-CoA C-acyltransferase, whose amino-acid sequence MNTAYIVSAVRTPIGSFGGSLAGLSATELGTAAIKGAIQAAQIPEDQVEEVLMGNVVSANLGQAPARQAALGAGIPNTVPCTTVNKVCASGMKAAMFGAQAIMLGQADIIVAGGMESMSNIPYYLPKARFGYKYGSGELVDGLEKDGLFEVYNGFAMGNCADNTAKEMNISREAQDEYAIESYKRVAQATEAGQLKPEIIPVEVPKRKGEPLLLTEDEEYKRVNFEKIPNLRPVFSKEGTVTAANASTINDGAAAMILVSEKKLKELDLKPIAKIIGFADAAQDPLWFTTAPALAIPKAMQRAGVSSQDVDYYEINEAFSVVAIANNQRLELDSSQVNIFGGAVALGHPLGCSGARIVTTLCNVLQQQDATVGVAGICNGGGGASAMVIERV is encoded by the coding sequence ATGAACACCGCATACATCGTTTCCGCTGTCCGAACTCCCATAGGATCGTTTGGTGGTAGTTTGGCTGGTTTGAGTGCTACCGAACTGGGCACCGCGGCCATTAAAGGGGCTATTCAAGCAGCTCAGATTCCCGAAGATCAGGTAGAAGAAGTACTGATGGGCAACGTGGTATCGGCTAACTTAGGGCAAGCCCCGGCTCGGCAGGCCGCTTTGGGAGCAGGTATTCCCAATACGGTTCCTTGTACCACTGTCAATAAAGTTTGTGCTTCGGGAATGAAAGCGGCTATGTTCGGAGCGCAAGCTATTATGTTGGGGCAAGCTGATATTATCGTAGCCGGAGGGATGGAGAGCATGTCTAATATTCCCTACTATCTTCCGAAAGCCCGCTTTGGTTATAAATACGGAAGCGGAGAGCTGGTGGATGGATTGGAGAAAGACGGGTTGTTTGAGGTGTACAACGGCTTTGCGATGGGTAATTGTGCCGATAATACTGCTAAGGAAATGAACATCTCCCGCGAAGCCCAAGACGAATACGCTATTGAATCGTACAAAAGGGTAGCACAGGCTACTGAAGCCGGACAGCTAAAGCCTGAAATTATTCCGGTAGAAGTTCCGAAGCGTAAAGGTGAACCTCTGCTTCTTACCGAAGACGAAGAGTACAAGCGGGTAAACTTCGAGAAAATCCCTAACCTACGTCCTGTGTTTAGCAAAGAAGGAACCGTAACCGCCGCCAACGCTTCTACCATTAATGATGGCGCGGCAGCTATGATATTAGTAAGTGAAAAAAAGCTAAAAGAACTTGATCTAAAACCCATCGCAAAAATTATTGGTTTTGCTGATGCCGCTCAAGACCCACTCTGGTTTACCACTGCTCCGGCACTGGCGATTCCTAAGGCAATGCAACGAGCGGGAGTCAGTTCGCAGGACGTAGATTATTACGAGATTAACGAAGCCTTCTCGGTAGTAGCTATCGCCAACAATCAAAGGCTAGAACTAGATTCCAGTCAGGTTAATATCTTTGGTGGGGCCGTAGCCCTCGGTCATCCGCTGGGGTGCTCGGGGGCACGTATCGTTACTACCCTTTGCAATGTGCTCCAGCAGCAGGATGCTACTGTGGGGGTGGCAGGTATCTGTAACGGTGGTGGTGGAGCGTCAGCTATGGTGATAGAACGAGTATAA
- a CDS encoding DUF2958 domain-containing protein, protein MTLFTQTIIDQLINQYPKGGHLENQNVICKIFNPYGAGTWYCINMDPSDQDYVWGIAHLFEWEIGSVLRSSLETIRVPPFGLPLERDIHFEPVNAQQLWDRLMAGETI, encoded by the coding sequence ATGACACTGTTCACACAAACCATCATTGACCAATTAATCAACCAGTACCCAAAAGGCGGACATCTGGAAAACCAAAACGTCATTTGTAAAATCTTCAACCCCTATGGTGCCGGTACATGGTATTGCATCAATATGGACCCGTCCGACCAGGATTATGTCTGGGGAATTGCCCATCTGTTTGAATGGGAAATCGGGAGCGTATTGAGAAGCAGCCTGGAAACCATCCGGGTGCCCCCGTTTGGCTTACCACTGGAACGGGACATTCATTTTGAGCCCGTGAATGCCCAACAGCTCTGGGACAGGCTTATGGCTGGAGAGACTATATAG